A genomic region of Microbacterium schleiferi contains the following coding sequences:
- a CDS encoding GTP-binding protein LepA yields the protein MAEPVTSQRILEHVQRLGEEHPPIELDSVDRGIRDPRAVADRYGRVIDYLARVELEVDRNVLELLVLLPDVSEVDRLFYADVWQPQEIQHGLILDRLQQDLGRAAAEPVLDVSYKMRIMGALAHFSAIQDIARLLYYLTGASTERQAVLAYNTIHGGMTELGETAIAETIITPIRRQEPGHFAFYRMSATELVHSGALRPWQLYLARVLREKTYNLVGTNGQDRYRTQMGGVVTALGFDTDLDKYAREVGRIEAQLLWAHERGMEFPPYVLRALRESIDLYRERGFDDAA from the coding sequence ATGGCTGAGCCGGTGACGTCCCAGCGGATTCTCGAGCACGTCCAGAGGCTCGGCGAGGAGCATCCGCCGATCGAGCTGGACTCCGTCGACCGCGGCATCCGTGACCCGCGAGCTGTCGCCGACCGGTACGGGCGTGTCATCGACTACCTAGCTCGCGTCGAGCTCGAGGTCGACCGCAACGTGCTCGAGCTGCTCGTGCTGCTGCCCGATGTCAGCGAGGTGGACCGCCTGTTCTACGCGGACGTCTGGCAGCCTCAGGAAATCCAGCACGGCCTGATCCTCGATCGGCTACAGCAGGACCTCGGACGCGCCGCCGCGGAGCCAGTGCTCGACGTGTCATACAAGATGCGGATCATGGGCGCACTCGCTCATTTCTCCGCGATCCAGGACATCGCTCGGCTGCTGTATTACCTGACCGGCGCGAGCACTGAACGGCAGGCGGTGCTCGCCTACAACACGATCCATGGCGGGATGACCGAGCTCGGCGAGACCGCGATCGCCGAAACGATCATCACGCCCATCCGTCGGCAAGAGCCCGGCCATTTCGCGTTCTACCGCATGAGCGCAACTGAGCTCGTGCACTCCGGCGCGCTTCGCCCTTGGCAGCTGTACCTCGCTCGCGTCTTGCGCGAGAAGACCTACAACCTCGTCGGGACGAACGGGCAAGATCGCTACCGCACGCAGATGGGCGGCGTCGTCACCGCGCTCGGTTTCGACACCGACCTCGACAAGTACGCGCGCGAGGTCGGCCGCATCGAAGCGCAGCTGCTGTGGGCGCACGAGCGCGGCATGGAGTTTCCGCCCTACGTTCTGCGGGCCCTGCGCGAGAGCATCGACCTCTACCGCGAGCGCGGCTTCGACGACGCCGCCTGA